In Portunus trituberculatus isolate SZX2019 chromosome 36, ASM1759143v1, whole genome shotgun sequence, one DNA window encodes the following:
- the LOC123513608 gene encoding E3 ubiquitin-protein ligase RING1-like, with translation MAATEQNTVSKTWELSLYELHRTPQEAITDNTEIAVSPRSLHSELMCPICLDMLKNTMTTKECLHRFCQECIITALRSGNKECPTCRKKLVSKRSLRPDPNFDTLISKIYPSRDEYEQHQERVIAKLNKNHNHASLITSIEEGIKLQIQSRQKNRKALQEDGATPTPSAPSTPTPTDPSTTPVTTPNVTATATTTTAAAATTPQSTATSLGPKVKKPRRTSENESGPGSSNDGNPGEAEDGGPVEAGEIELVFRPHPLEMNEDNELIRELKDSSIRYIKTTANATIDHLSKYLAMRLTLANRTGELETELPSSLNNFCIYIAPTPDQYIGVVGSLTLEQINEKYWRVNKPMEMFYSWKKN, from the exons ATGGCCGCCACAGAACAGAATACAGTGAGCAAGACGTGGGAGTTGTCACTGTACGAACTGCACCGCACACCACAGGAAGCCATCACAGACAACACAGAGATCGCCGTCTCACCGCGCTCCCTCCACTCAGAGCTCATGTGTCCCATCTGCCTCGACATGCTCAAGAACACCATGACCACCAAGGAATGCCTCCACAGGTTCTGCCAG gaaTGCATCATCACCGCCCTACGCTCGGGAAACAAAGAGTGCCCAACGTGCCGCAAGAAACTGGTGTCCAAACGATCCCTCCGGCCGGACCCAAATTTCGACACGCTTATCTCCAAGATCTACCCGAGCCGAGATGAATACGAGCAGCACCAGGAACGTGTCATTGCCAAGCTCAACAAGAACCACAACCACGCGTCGCTCATCACGTCCATTGAGGAAGGCATCAAGCTACAGATTCAGAGTCGCCAGAAGAACAGGAAGGCTTTGCAGGAGGACGgagccacacccacaccctccgCCCCTTCCACACCCACCCCCACAGATCCCTCCACCACCCCAGTCACCACGCCCAATGTcacagccaccgccaccactaccaccgctgctgctgccactacgcCTCAGTCCACTG CTACAAGTCTCGGCCCAAAGGTGAAGAAGCCAAGACGGACCTCAGAGAACGAGTCTGGGCCTGGTTCGAGTAATGACGGCAACCCAGGCGAGGCGGAGGACGGCGGACCGGTGGAGGCAGGGGAGATTGAGCTGGTGTTCCGCCCTCACCCGCTGGAGATGAACGAGGACAATGAGTTGATAAGAGAATTGAAGGACTCATCAATCCGCTACATCAAGACCACAGCCAACGCCACCA tCGATCACCTGTCCAAGTACCTGGCGATGAGATTAACCCTTGCCAACAGAACAGGAGAGTTGGAGACAGAGCTTCCATCATCACTCAATAACTTCTGCATCTACATCGCCCCGACCCCCGACCAGTACATTGGCGTGGTGGGCTCACTCACGCTGGAGCAGATCAATGAGAAGTACTGGAGGGTCAACAAGCCAATGGAGATGTTCTACTCTTGGAAGAAAAACTGA
- the LOC123513609 gene encoding membrane progestin receptor gamma-like produces the protein MLPNVGYITGRLRDARNVTGRIREAGRIRIRRVEEVSETLREPGIITGYRHENCSVLQAIASLFNATNETVNFWTHFLAAVYFAWLAVSLSSILPLFGDVYLHPLTCYLVAACCYPLTSCLAHAFSCLSITATHICFFVDYLAISMYSWAVAYLYFSYCFPPHLRDTWFAAIFLPVAAANSVLATLCASHSRFIRNLLLQKALRVAAFVVPYVWDSIPLLVWLRSCEEASCEESRLYHLSQFACVVVASFFYGSHFPERLAPGRFDYLGHSHNMLHVFSILATNEQLRAVLLDLRRRRQELHTAAWLPSPAWATRATPLLLLANFAIVFVFTYRLSRPHGNQGSVANHAPTQPQITTHTPTQQLLVNTHTPTQPQVNTNTPYTPLLSPTRPLTPT, from the coding sequence atgcTTCCTAACGTGGGATACATCACTGGCAGACTGAGAGACGCGAGAAATGTGACGGGGAGGATTAGAGAGGCTGGCAGGATTCGTATCAGACGCGTGGAAGAAGTATCAGAAACGCTGAGAGAGCCTGGTATCATTACAGGCTATAGACACGAGAATTGTTCAGTACTGCAAGCCATAGCGTCTCTGTTTAACGCCACCAATGAAACGGTTAACTTTTGGACACATTTCCTAGCTGCTGTTTACTTTGCCTGGCTCGCTGTCTCCCTCTCGTCCATCCTGCCGCTGTTTGGAGATGTGTACTTGCATCCCCTGACGTGTTACCTGGTGGCCGCGTGCTGTTATCCCCTCACTAGCTGCCTCGCACATGCATTCTCCTGTCTCTCCATCACAGCCACACATATCTGCTTTTTCGTGGACTACTTGGCGATCTCCATGTACAGTTGGGCCGTGGCGTATCTCTATTTCAGCTACTGCTTCCCCCCTCACCTCAGAGACACGTGGTTTGCTGCTATCTTCCTCCCAGTCGCCGCTGCTAACTCCGTGCTGGCCACCCTCTGCGCCAGCCACTCCCGCTTCATACGTAACCTTCTGCTGCAGAAGGCGCTGAGGGTGGCTGCCTTCGTGGTGCCTTACGTGTGGGACTCAATACCCCTGCTGGTGTGGCTGCGGTCATGCGAGGAGGCGTCGTGTGAGGAGTCGCGTCTGTATCACCTGAGTCAGTTCGCGTGTGTGGTCGTGGCTTCATTCTTCTACGGATCACACTTCCCTGAGCGCCTCGCCCCGGGCCGCTTCGACTACCTGGGCCATTCTCACAACATGCTGCACGTCTTTAGCATCCTTGCCACCAATGAGCAGCTCCGCGCCGTACTGCTGGATCTACGTCGCCGCCGTCAGGAGCTGCACACCGCGGCCTGGCTCCCCTCGCCTGCCTGGGCCACGCGCGCCACCCCGCTACTCCTCCTCGCTAACTTTGCTATTGTTTTCGTCTTCACGTACCGACTTTCACGCCCTCACGGTAACCAGGGCTCTGTAGCTAACCACGCCCCCACGCAGCCTCAAATTACCACCCACACGCCCACCCAGCAGCTTCTAGTGAATACTCACACGCCTACACAGCCGCAAGTAAACACCAACACGCCCTACACTCCCCTGTTGTCACCCACACGCCCTCTCACGCCCACATAA